CTTAGACCAATCCAATTTCTTGTAAATGCTTGAGGCCAATTCACTGTTGCTAAAATAGTACCATCAGATATTCTAATTTTTTTCATTGTTCCATTAGGTGAACCACTTGTAGGAACCCATATACTGTTATCGTTAACCCATGATATACCATTTGGTATTCCAGAATATGCATAGGTCGGGAGTGTACAAATAGTTGTTACAGTATTAGTAGATAACACCCATTTCTTTACTAGCGATTGGTTAGTATTATCAATATAATACAATTCTGACCCATCATATTTACAACTCATCGGGATATAGTTAGCTCCCCCATTTAAATAGATGTTTAAGCCTGATATTAGTGTCCAAGTTCCATTGCTCCAATAATAAACGCTATTATCAGAACCCATTGCATATATCACAGACCCATCATCGGATATACATATTCCTCTTGCTACACCAGCCCACGCTGAAGGGTGTCCTAAATTTGTATAAGTCTTGTTATAAATGTCATATTTATAAATATCATTGTTAGAGCTAGTAGCGTAAATATAATATTTATTATCCAATGTAAAGTAACCATTCATATAGTTAGAAGTTTGAGCGGCCGAGTAACTTAGTGTGTCGTTTTTTGTAACACCAATCCCTTTAAAATCTAAAGGTAAATGCCCTAAAGAATTAACCGCATTGATTATTGTGCTAAATGAGTCAGAAGAGTTAGATGTTACTCCTTTAGCGTTAATCGCACTAGATAATTGAGACTTAAGACCATTAATATAAGTAGACATATCATTTAATGATTTTTGAACACGAACCATATCGTCCGTTGCATCTACCCGTTTATTAAATGTAAAAGTTGAACTAGCAGAGTATCCACCGCTATCCGTAGCAGTTACAATAATTGGAATGCTGTTTCCGTACGGAACGGCATCCCATTGGTCTTTCGTCAATGGAGGAGTTTGAGTAAATTGTGTTGGATTTGTTAGCGTTCTTGTTGTTGTACCATTAAGCGATTCAGTAATTTGTGTAACAGTATAGTCACCTTGAGTAACTGTATATGTTACTATATTGTCTTTTAATGACTTATTTCCGATGTTATTAGATGGTGTTCCCATTGAAACAGGTAGACCTATCCAAGTGATAACTATCAATCCGTTACCTGATTGAACATTTGCAGTAGTTCCAACGTATTGAAGGTTTCCGTAATAAGACGAACCGCCTCCACCTCCATATGAAGCTCCACCACCACCGCCACCATAGTAGCCGCCTCCGCCACCACCACCAGCAGAAGTGACATTGCCACCACCTCCAGTACCTCCTTGACCAAATGATCCAGCAGAACCGTCATAAGTACCTTGATACGAACCTTTAACTCCGCCATTAGTTTGTGTACCTCCACCAGCAGTGCTGGTATATCCTCCCAAAGCATCTTGACCGACTAAACCTCCACCGCCACCGCCATTTTGATTAGTTGATGAAGGTGAACCGGAGTTGAGACATACACCACCTCCACCACCAGCAACGATAATTCGGTTGGATAACGCAGTACCACCAATGCGAACATCAGAAGCACCGCCACCGCCACCACCGCCTGTGTAACTAGAACTATTACTAGATGCAGTCCCTCCATTTCCACCGCCATTCCAACCACCAGAGCCACCGTTATAACTAATAGCATCGGTACCCTTTTGACCTACATAAATATTTAAAACCTGTCCGGGGGTTACATTTAATTCTCCGTATACATAACCACCCTTACCAGCTACAGCGTAGTTATTTGCATAGTTAGAAGTATTCCAGTATCTTCCTCCCTCTGCACCCCATGCTTCAATTTTCACACGATTACATCCTGCTGGAACTGTCCATGTTTGAACTGCACCTGTATAGTTAAATGTGGATTTATCTCCTATCGACATTCATTTCACCTACTTATCATAAATTGCATTAATTGATGAGGATAATGCTACTACATCAACTCCTTCACCCTGTAATATAAAATTTCCAGTTGAGGCGTTATAAGTGAAGGTATAAATTCCATTTGCTTTTAAACTTGTTGCATCGTTTCCGTTTGCAGATTTCAAAGGTATTGCACCAAGTGAATTTACATTTAAAGTCGCACTGCCTGTTGAATCTGCGTTTAATTGCACTCTTACAGTCATTCCGCCCGCATAAGCAGTTGGAGCAGGCGTAAGGGTGACAGAATAAGCATTCCCACTATTTGTAGTTGTTCCAAATCCCGGATGAGCAACATAATCGGATATTTGTACTGAGTTATCTGCTTTCCCTAAAGAAGTTTGAACCGAACTCTCCATATCAGTTTTTGGAATCCCGTTTAAAGGTTTCTGATAAGCCCCTTGAAAACTAATTTGAGATCCAGATACTTTTAATGGCACCAATGCTCTTCGATCAGTAATATTGCTTGCAGAAATAGCTGTTGCAGTGGCAGGTACATTGATAGCGAATAGTTTCACGAAGTTAGGATCCGCATCAGGCTCAATTGGTGAACTTGCAGCTACTCCTTTTTTTATGCTTAAAACCGCCTGTGAATTGATGTCATCGTGACCGACTTGAACAATGTCAATTCGAGGATTTGTGGCATCGGATGCTGGGACGGTTAAGGTAATTCCGGTTGAATCATTCTCAATCCGATACCCATCTACCCATGCAGCTCCTGCGCCAATGGAGATCGTCATATTATTCGGAGCGGGCAATGTATAAGGAAAATGGGTTAAGCTCACCACTCCGTTACCGAAGAAATCTTTATCCCGATTAATAAAGTCCATCCGGTGATATTTAATGTTGTCGTAATAAGTTATGGAAAGCATGGTTTGCCTCCTTTATTGCGTAATAAAAAAAGAGCCCATGATAGGCTCTTCAATTTAGATAATTCCTTTTTCATGCCAATTTTCGAAATGAATTTTGTAACCAAGTTCTTCAGCGTTTTTAGTATAAGACTGCCCGCCAAAAGTAAAAGTGTGAATTCCAACTAGGTTATCGTAAGTTGGATTATCCTTTACATCCCCGAAAAATGTTTCAAATGTTTCTTTATCAACAGCTTGAAAAGAACCATCTTCATATTGATCTAAAATAATATTATCGCCGTCCATTAATTGATTTTCATTTAATTTCGCATATAATTCATTCATGTTTTTCACCTACAATCCAATTAATTGCGCTCTGACGTTTGCAAATGTATTTGCTGAAGCAGATGAATTTTTTATTGCTAATTTAGCACTTACGCCTAATAGAGCACTTGCTCCAACTACTTGAACAGGTCGCCATGATGAAGCAGTAGAACCATTATTGGTAGATACCCATGTTGTCCAATCTTGAATTCCCGATGTATCCACTCTCGACACACCAATATCGTATTGTTGGTCGCTTTGTGTGAGCATTAATAAGTTTCTCACCCATGGAGTACCTGTTATCAAAGAGGAATAAACTGTTGCTCCTGCTGCCATGTTTGTAGCACTAATGACGATTCCTAAATCTTGAATTTTTCCAACGGGAGCTACATTTATATTTCCATCTGGATTGACGCTGTTAATGGTATAATTACTAAAACTCGGCATCTGAAAACCTCCCATTTTTCAAAATAAAAGGGCTATTCTCCAGCCCTAAACATACGTAACACTCATAATCGTCATTTTTACATTTGTTCCTCCACCACCCGCTGATGAATAACGTAAAGAAGAAGGAAAACTTGCTCCATCTAATTGTATTTGATCTCCATTTGGCAAAGTTACATTAGTTGTATTATTAGTGATGCTTCCATAGTAAACAGTTGTCGTGAAGGCACTGCCGTTACTCGTTAGTAAAAATTTGGTATTAAATGTTGGATGTTCGATTTCAAAAAGCACAGTATAATTTAGGGTTTTTCCGCTTTGTATCCTTCTTAGGATATACTCAGTACCAGAAGAAGGGAATGTGCGTTTATAAACTAAATTACCACTATTTTCTCGCGTTAAATTTCCATATAAGGCGTTATTGTATGATAAATCTAAAGAAAAAGTTCCCGTAGGTAAGTAACCGATAACGTTTGGGAAATCTAAAGCATACATGTAATGATTTGTTTTTGCTTTACCTGTTATTTCTACACCATTATAATGTTGAATGTTTGCGTTGTAGGTAAAATCATAAACAGATAAATAGTTGCTATTCGTAGTAATGTTTTTAATTTTGACATTTGTAATTGTTCCAAAAAGACTTGAACCGCTCAATAAATACTTAGTAGTCGTAATTGAAGGGTCTAAAGAGAAGTGACAATCTAATATATTCCAAGAATCAAACGTTACGTACGCTGCTGTTCCACCTGTCGCATCTGAAGTTTGTAAAAAGTAATTTGTACTATTTTGGGTAGCGCTAAAGGCACAATTTTTTAGCGTCAAATTCGTTACTTCTATTCCGTTATCACCTGTATTAAATCCATCAGTTGAATTGTAAGGGGCTTGGGCGAATGTAAGAAAACCAGTAACGGACGCACGAACGTTTTCAAATGATACGTTACGGTTGATATTTACCATTTGCACTAACCCACCCGAACCTCCGACCGCAGTTGTGATATTGCGTACGGTTACTCCGTCGACACCATAAAAATCGAAATACTGTTGATTGGTATTAGCTCCGCAATAACCATTTTCAATAATAGTGTCAACCGATTGAAACTGTTGTGTACTTCCCCATCCACATACTTTTAACCCGCCACCGCCACCTTGCCCACCATTCGTAATATTAAACCCGTTCAAATGGAAACGTTTGGCGTTAACAATGTAAATGGTTCTTTCTACAGGGCGATCTACTTTAATATTTGTCACATAAATATCGTCACTGGAAATGCTACAAATAAAGTCCGCGCCTTTTATTACCGTGTAGTTAGATTGTTGTGTAGCTGTATTACTCAAAGAACAATTTTGCACTCGTACTTGAGAAACGTTCAACAAGTCGATGCACTGCTCCACGTTTTTAAATCGGCAATTTTTGATAAGGATGTTAGACCACTTAGGTGTATTTTGTGTGTTAACACCCATCCGAATAGCATTTCGACAATCATTTGCATTCACTTCGTCTAAAACAATGTTATTTCCTTTTAAATTGATAAAGCCTCTTGTCCGATAAGTGCCATCAAAAACTCTAGAATCGTTCGAATAACTTGACACTCGCCGTAATGTCACATTATCGCTGGAACCATTTAATGATTCGATTACCCACCCTAATGTTACTTGGTCAAAGTTAGCAGGAACACTCGTTGTTTTTGAATAAACATAGTTATCGATAAACGTCATGTCCTGAATGATGGTATTAGCAGCAACATAAAAACGTACATAAGTATTGAGAATGATTGTTCCATTCATAATAGAACAGAGCTGCATCCCATTATAAGATGGATCCGCTGTTAAGGTGGAATTACACATATCAAGAATTTTATTGTTGGTTAAACAGTAACTAACTGCGCTTGTAAAAGAAGAAAATGAAGTGATTTGAACAGTTCCATTTAAACTTGATTTCCCTGCCAATTGTGTGTCATGGCTATTCAATCTTTCTACAAACCCACCGATTACATCGTAATTCAAACTTCCGTCTAGATTGATAATATGACTTCTTGCCATTTATTTGGTCACCTCCAAAATAAGAAGAACCTTCATTAAAAGTTCTTCTTATTGTATGAACTACATATAAAACCCGTATCGGTTAACAGTAACTGTTACAGTTGAATTAGCGATATTTGACTGAGTTTGCCAACTATTTTGAGTGATATAAACTCCATCTTTAACCAAGGAAAGGAAGTCGGTTGTGTTTAGGGTCACAGTACCTGTTGCGGTTGCAGTTTTTGTGAGTGTTGCTGTCGTACCATCTGAATAGGTTACAGTTTTTGTGCATGTAATTGTTTCACTGCCCCCAAATGTTCCACCAAATACTAGATTTACACCTAGAGTCATCAAAGCTGTATAGTTTGTAGGTGGATTGTTGGTAACTGCTGTGCCATTGGAATTAGCGGTTGGACTTGGATTAGCAGTACTGCTTTTATTAAACATTTGTTGTTTAATGGTTCCGGCATTGTTATGCCGTGTGCTGAATTCATCCCATCTTACTGCTTGTCCGGTTGCAGAGGCGGCTGTATCTAATCCCATTTCAGATTGATGAAGTGGCGCTTCTAATTTCCCATTTAATACAGAAGCTAAATTTACTTGTTCACCCGTTGCATGAGTAGTAACTGTCATTTGTTTTCCTCCCTTTTACGCTAAAGTAACGGTTCCTAATTTCACTTGAAATTGAGGTATTGAGAAATTCCCGATCGTTTTTCCGTTTAAATCAATAACCGTGGTTTGCCAAGGTGTTAAAGTCGCTATATCTCCCAAGGAAGTTGCATGTGACGCGAGTTGCTGGGTGTGATTATCTATAGCGTCTTTATGTGCAGCATCATTATTAATCAATTGTTGAAACCTAGGATTAAACGTATCCGCATGTACTTTATCCGTAGTTTGTAATTGTTGCAAAGACTCATTATAGGTTCGATTTAGATCATAATTTGTCATATCCTACCCTCCTAACGTCATCGATCCGTTTAGCTTGTATTGCCCGTTAAATAACGCATTGTGATTATGAATAAAAGTAGCGGTGGATCTGGCAGGCTTCGCAAAGTTTACGGCATTTTCCAAGTCAGTTTCGTCATAATACATTCCATTTGGGTTTTGGACCTGAATTTGAAAAGTAAAGGGGTCCTGGTCTCCAAAAACAAAAGAACCCATGGGAGAAACACCCATGGTGAAACTATCTGGTCCATATTCCAAAATGATCGGATCCACCCCAGTGAAATTTCGGACAATCTGTTTTATGGCAGCAATCGTAGGACCGTTTGTGTAAATCGGCACTTGGGCCAATAGTCTAGTTCGATAATCATCGTCTGACTCGCTGGCTTTTCTCGTTAATCCCCAATCCTTACCATGACTATCTAACGCACTACCTGTTGCAGTAGAAACGGAAAATTGCTGTTCTAAATTGGTTTGAGCCGGGTCTACTTGATCTAATTGGCTACCAATCGAACCAAGCAAATGTCCTAAATTGGAATTAGAATCTTTAGTAAAAAGATTAGATAAACGGCCTAAGAGATTTTGTAATTGATTCATCTGTCAAACCTCCTACACAACCGTCACGGTAATGGTGCCTGCCTGCGGTAGTTGATAAGCCGAAAAGGATACATCTGTATCCGCACTCGTAGCGTTCACTACACCATTGACACTAAGAGCCGCTTTAATCACTTGAGATTCGTACAATTCCCCTAAACTTCCACCGCCAATTCCAAGGCTGTTAATATAATTGGAAACGGCTGTTTGAACCAATCCAGTCACAACCGTTGGGTCATAACCAGATGCTAAATGAATGTTAATTGTTCGATTTACGGTCACTTGAGTTGGAGAAAAAACTTTTGCATCATCGGTAATTATCCTGCCGGCATCAATGGCCGCTTGAACAGAACTAATGAGAGATTGACTTGGCATGGCATTACCAGAAGCAACGACATAAATATCGATTGTGCCACTTCCTCTGCCTTGTGGAACGATTTTAGCTGACTGAACACCAGTAACGGTTAACGCTGTTTGCTGATACCAGGACACCGTTCCTTGAGCTTTTGAAGCAAGGGCAGCTAGAATCCTAGATCGATAGGCATCATCTGTTTCTGTATCAGCTCCATAAGTGCCGTTTGTTAATGATAAAAGCTGTACACCGTCAATTCCAGGTACTCCAGAACCAATGAGTAAAGGAGTATTAATCGCAATATTTCCGACACTTCCCGCTGTTTGACAAGTGGCCGAAACCGTTACTGTTAAGGTTCCTGCACCTAAAAATGAATCCGCGTCAGTCGCAAAGGTAATCGGGTCTTGTCCAAGTGAAGGAATGGTCGTTATGATCGTGCCAGCCGGAATCGGTTGCTGCTGATTTGATACAACATTACGGCTAAACGTAAAATACCATTGTGCTGGTGTCGCTTGTTTTCGGGTTACTCCAAAATCAGCCCCCTTTGCATCCAGTGACGTATCTGTTGCGGTTTGCACATAGGCTTGTTGCTGGGCTGAAGTAATAGCTGTGTAAATTTCATCAATAGCAGATGCAATAGCAGAAAGAATCTGACCTAAAATGGAAGTAGCAGTGAAATCTGAAAGCTTGCTACCGGCAGTTTGTAAATATGTGACCATATTGGCTATGATGGTAGAGAACATTTTACGCACCCCCTATGGTAATGGGGAATTGAATATCGCCCACGCCGCTCACAGTCGCAGAAACAAAAATAACTAGACAATCTTGGCGGCTATCATCCACGATTACCTCCGATACATCTAGTATTCGATCATCTTCTAAAGCTTTTTCAGTTACAATTGAGATAATTTCCTTCTCTATTTCAGGTGTTATTGGTTCGTCTACATAGTTTAATAGATACGATCCAATCTCTTCGTCCCAAAGATACGTATCTGGCACAGTCGTTGTATTTACCCGCAAAGCTTGCTGGACATTATCTTCGTTGCTGACTGTTTGTAAAGACCCCGAAATCGTAATAACTAAATCCCCATTAGCATCTAATTGTATATCTGTGCCAAGCGGATCTGTACTAGGCAATGGGTAATCCATGTTTATCACCAACTTTGCGTTGTATTTCCGTTAATCGTTACGGTTTTATCGGCACCCAAAGTAAGCGATGCGCCACCCTTTGAAGTAAACACAATCGAACCGTCATTTTTCATAATGATTTGGCTTCCAGACTTATGAACAATGGCTGCATCCCCAAAATTCACACTAGGAGGAGGGACAGATACAGCATTATAGGCAGCTCCTACCACTACTCCATTGTTGATGTCTCCCATATCAAACAGGACTCTTACATGTGTTCCTTCCTCGGGAGGAGGCAATACAATACCGAATTCTTCCCCAACATATGGGGAAAGCATTTTAAGCCATCCAGTTTCGATTTCATAAGGCTCCAGCATCACTTTTACGGTATAGGGAAGCTTCGTATTTACGGATGTTACGGTTCCATCTAATACATAAGCCTTCGTATTCATCATTTCTTGAATCATATTCTTATGCTGTTCTCTTTGATTTAGGGAGGGAATATACACTTTATAAACCTCCAGTAAATTCATCTATTAATAAAAGATTGGAAAAATCTAAATCGACTCGATATCCATCACTTGCGATGTCAAAGTTATGAGTGGCTTTCCGGACATAATAATTTGTAGATAAGCCAGTTCCTAATCCACTGATGACCAGCAATCGGTCAATTGTTAATTTTTCATTGCCGGCCACCGTCATCGTACCAGTGACTTCTAATTTTGATAATTGATTTAATATGGCTGTTGCTTTCTTTTGGGCCTGATCTTGTGTTAGCCCAGGGAAAAAGTAACGCTGGGTAAAAGTAGTTGAAGCTCCAGACGTTCCGGTTGAGCTCTTGGCTGTGGCCGTAACGTTTTTGGTTGAAGTTGTATAAGTAACTGTCTTTTTCTTAGCCGAACCTTTAACATGCTTGGTTTTGAGCGTATCAAAGCTGTGAACCTCAACTACAATGTCTTTCGCCGCATGAGGAGATCGACTAAGCGTTAACTCCCGAATGTTTTGTCCCCAAGCGTAATTCAAACCGCTGGTAGTCACATTGCCTACAATCGTTTCAAACGGACCAAAATAAAGAGTATTGTCAAATACCCTCACATCGAATCCTTCTTGCTCCGCTAAGAAAGAGAGTAAGTCCCATTCAGTTGTATCTTTACTGATTTGTGTAGAATCTCCTGAAAAATATTTACCAGCCAATGTGTAAGTAGGAGTGATTTTATAACTCAGTCCATGATTTTTTGCCAGCATTTGAGCAATAGCAGAAGAGGTCATGTTCTGATA
Above is a genomic segment from Neobacillus endophyticus containing:
- a CDS encoding glycine rich domain-containing protein; protein product: MSIGDKSTFNYTGAVQTWTVPAGCNRVKIEAWGAEGGRYWNTSNYANNYAVAGKGGYVYGELNVTPGQVLNIYVGQKGTDAISYNGGSGGWNGGGNGGTASSNSSSYTGGGGGGGASDVRIGGTALSNRIIVAGGGGGVCLNSGSPSSTNQNGGGGGGLVGQDALGGYTSTAGGGTQTNGGVKGSYQGTYDGSAGSFGQGGTGGGGNVTSAGGGGGGGYYGGGGGGASYGGGGGSSYYGNLQYVGTTANVQSGNGLIVITWIGLPVSMGTPSNNIGNKSLKDNIVTYTVTQGDYTVTQITESLNGTTTRTLTNPTQFTQTPPLTKDQWDAVPYGNSIPIIVTATDSGGYSASSTFTFNKRVDATDDMVRVQKSLNDMSTYINGLKSQLSSAINAKGVTSNSSDSFSTIINAVNSLGHLPLDFKGIGVTKNDTLSYSAAQTSNYMNGYFTLDNKYYIYATSSNNDIYKYDIYNKTYTNLGHPSAWAGVARGICISDDGSVIYAMGSDNSVYYWSNGTWTLISGLNIYLNGGANYIPMSCKYDGSELYYIDNTNQSLVKKWVLSTNTVTTICTLPTYAYSGIPNGISWVNDNSIWVPTSGSPNGTMKKIRISDGTILATVNWPQAFTRNWIGLRDANGSMYGVLVAGTGSNGTDYTYKLNKDGTASIIDSANYGYNYTGGNLDGSVQIMMNTGGTGYIHLYQIQNSANSIAGLTITGFPVPVAVSGDFRWINSTQMASYAVYQ
- a CDS encoding putative phage tail protein, giving the protein MNQLQNLLGRLSNLFTKDSNSNLGHLLGSIGSQLDQVDPAQTNLEQQFSVSTATGSALDSHGKDWGLTRKASESDDDYRTRLLAQVPIYTNGPTIAAIKQIVRNFTGVDPIILEYGPDSFTMGVSPMGSFVFGDQDPFTFQIQVQNPNGMYYDETDLENAVNFAKPARSTATFIHNHNALFNGQYKLNGSMTLGG
- a CDS encoding baseplate J/gp47 family protein, with product MFSTIIANMVTYLQTAGSKLSDFTATSILGQILSAIASAIDEIYTAITSAQQQAYVQTATDTSLDAKGADFGVTRKQATPAQWYFTFSRNVVSNQQQPIPAGTIITTIPSLGQDPITFATDADSFLGAGTLTVTVSATCQTAGSVGNIAINTPLLIGSGVPGIDGVQLLSLTNGTYGADTETDDAYRSRILAALASKAQGTVSWYQQTALTVTGVQSAKIVPQGRGSGTIDIYVVASGNAMPSQSLISSVQAAIDAGRIITDDAKVFSPTQVTVNRTINIHLASGYDPTVVTGLVQTAVSNYINSLGIGGGSLGELYESQVIKAALSVNGVVNATSADTDVSFSAYQLPQAGTITVTVV
- a CDS encoding phage baseplate assembly protein V, with translation MYIPSLNQREQHKNMIQEMMNTKAYVLDGTVTSVNTKLPYTVKVMLEPYEIETGWLKMLSPYVGEEFGIVLPPPEEGTHVRVLFDMGDINNGVVVGAAYNAVSVPPPSVNFGDAAIVHKSGSQIIMKNDGSIVFTSKGGASLTLGADKTVTINGNTTQSW
- a CDS encoding phage late control D family protein; translated protein: MIVSKSVGNVKGVSAPRSIVRLDGNSVNFINWTVNLNSTHEADDFTITLPFRMTTNLAQGYLTATPDKASYLFTKSNVLVEVFVGFPKNPNKFQTSDLTRIMYGYMDTAELDFNDQGETVVVTGRNQMAPFIDTKSTIKYQNMTSSAIAQMLAKNHGLSYKITPTYTLAGKYFSGDSTQISKDTTEWDLLSFLAEQEGFDVRVFDNTLYFGPFETIVGNVTTSGLNYAWGQNIRELTLSRSPHAAKDIVVEVHSFDTLKTKHVKGSAKKKTVTYTTSTKNVTATAKSSTGTSGASTTFTQRYFFPGLTQDQAQKKATAILNQLSKLEVTGTMTVAGNEKLTIDRLLVISGLGTGLSTNYYVRKATHNFDIASDGYRVDLDFSNLLLIDEFTGGL